The Flavobacteriales bacterium nucleotide sequence CGATATGCCTTTTTTATTTCAGCAGCATCAGCGCCTTTGCTGATGCCGAGGATTTCATAATAATCTCGTTTTGCCATATTATTTCAACTATGCACCAACAACAACTTTGGCAAACCGAATCACCTTGTCGTTCATGAAATAACCTTTTTCCAATACGTCAACCACTTTGCCTTTCATGTCTTTAGAAGGTGCGGGAATCTGCGTAATGGCTTCATGAATTTCCGAATCAAACACCTCGCCCATACTTTGCATTGGCTTCAGTCCTTTGTTTTCGAGTTCCTTAACAAGTTTATGATGAATCAGTTCAACGCCAGCTTTCACACTCGGAACATCTGTAGCCGTTTCCATATTCTTGCTGGCGCGTTCAAAATCATCTACAATTGGCAACAGGATCTTGAACACATCTTCGCCTGCAGATTTCAGAAGATCCAATCTTTCTTTTGCCGTTCTTCTTCTGAAATTCTCGAAATCGGAATACAGCCTCAGGTACTTATCGTTCAATGCCCTGTAATCTTCCTGAAGCACTTCCAACGGATCAGCGCTTTCGGTCGGATCAGCTGATTCGTTCTCGTTTTCTGCCGTATCAGCATTCAAGTTATCTCCGTTTTCCATCGGTTCGTTCTGTTCCGATCCGGTCGGCCATTGAGCATTCAACTCTTCTTCCTTCGTACTTCCCATGTCAAATATGTTTTCAGCTTTAATAATTCCTATTGCCGTTTGGCACAGCCGCGCTTATCAAATAACCTGCCGTGGCCATCTTTTGGACAATTTGGCAGACACTTCCAATCTAAATGCGGCCGCAAAAGTAAAAAAGGCAGGGAGTTGCCCTGCCTTTTCCTAAAACCTAATGCCGTTCTTACCAAATCCTCTCCGCTTCTCTACACCTCTGGTAAAAGTTCTGAGCGACTATGCCGAGCTCGGTCGAAGTGTAGCGAATCTCTACACTTTCCCAACCTGCTCCATGTCCCCCTTTGGGGGATCTAGGGCGCTTGCTTCATCGGAACATCAATGGAATAGAAATGCCCTGCCGTCAGCTCGATGTCTCCCGACTCCGGCTCATAGCCATCCAGCGTGACCTCTCCTTGCAGCATCACCGTTGCATGAGGGGCATAGTCCACTATTTTCAGATTCAGCAGCCCATCGGCATTCGTCACCGCACTGATCACCGTCCCGTTGGGAGCATTCAGCACTGTGAACTGTGCGCCTTCCCGCGGCAGTTCCGTTTCTTCGTCATAGATATAGACCCCAAGCTCGATCACCGTGGAAGCCACCCCCGTTCCTGCACTTGGCCCTTTCACCAGCGCCAATATCCTATCGAAGGCGTCCGGTGGTTTATTGTATGGGGGTGTGTTAAAATGTAAGTCTCTTGGAGCCTGCCCTGAGCATGTCCATGTGTACTAGCTTATTGGCAGCTGCCGTGCGTTCCCTCCCAAAAATCAAAAGAATACATGTCAATCCTTGCCCTCACGAACACTCCTGGAAATCTATCACTGCATCATGAGAAAGTATCTACAGCACTATTTCAATGAGTTCTGGCACAAGATCAACCGCAGATATTTCGGTGAACAACTGCTCAATAGGCTCACCATCGCTGCGGCAACATGTTTTTTGCAAACAACCAGATTAGCATATTCCTTAATTCACTTACTCAGTCCCCGAAACCTACAAATTAAATGTATGAATCTGAGACCAGTAATTATTACAAAAAGCGCCCTGGTACTCTAAACGTATCGTGTAAAATTGTTTGTTATATTACTTACCTGTATGTCACAGCGTTAAATGATTAAAACGACATCAGCAAAAAAGGCTTGATACGCGGAAGGAAGAACGTTTCAGTTTCAACAGCACTTCTTAATCTGACATTATCACGTTATTGGACCAGCCTCGCTAATCATTTCTGATTACTATGTGGATTGAAATTGGTCAGTACGCATTAGT carries:
- a CDS encoding carboxypeptidase-like regulatory domain-containing protein, giving the protein MALVKGPSAGTGVASTVIELGVYIYDEETELPREGAQFTVLNAPNGTVISAVTNADGLLNLKIVDYAPHATVMLQGEVTLDGYEPESGDIELTAGHFYSIDVPMKQAP
- a CDS encoding nucleotide exchange factor GrpE, which produces MGSTKEEELNAQWPTGSEQNEPMENGDNLNADTAENENESADPTESADPLEVLQEDYRALNDKYLRLYSDFENFRRRTAKERLDLLKSAGEDVFKILLPIVDDFERASKNMETATDVPSVKAGVELIHHKLVKELENKGLKPMQSMGEVFDSEIHEAITQIPAPSKDMKGKVVDVLEKGYFMNDKVIRFAKVVVGA